Proteins encoded in a region of the Quercus lobata isolate SW786 chromosome 8, ValleyOak3.0 Primary Assembly, whole genome shotgun sequence genome:
- the LOC115957687 gene encoding alpha-soluble NSF attachment protein 2 → MGDQIARAEDFEKKAEKKLSGWGLFGSKYEDAADLFDKAANSFKLGKSWDKAGATYVKLANCHLKLESKHEAAQAYVDAAHCYKKSNINEAISCLEQAVNMFCEIGRLSMAARYFKEIAELYESEQNIEQAIVYFEKSADFFQNEEVTTSANQCKQKVAQFAAQLEQYQKSIVIYEEIARQSLNNNLLKYGVKGHLLNAGICQLCKGDVVAITNALERYQELDPTFSGTREYKLLADIASALDEEDVAKFTDVVKEFDSMTPLDSWKTTLLLRVKEKLKAKELEEDDLT, encoded by the exons atggggGATCAAATAGCAAGAGCAGAGGATTTCGAGAAAAAAGCAGAGAAGAAGCTCAGTGGCTGGGGATTGTTCGGTTCCAAATACGAAGATGCCGCTGATCTCTTTGACAAAGCCGCCAATTCCTTCAAGCTCGGCAAATcct GGGATAAGGCTGGAGCGACATATGTAAAGTTGGCAAACTGTCATTTGAAG TTGGAAAGTAAACATGAGGCGGCCCAAGCTTATGTTGATGCTGCTCATTGCTAtaagaaatcaaatataaatg AGGCCATATCTTGCTTAGAGCAGGCAGTAAATATGTTTTGTGAAATTGGAAGACTCAGCATGGCTGCTAGATACTTCAAG GAAATTGCTGAATTGTACGAGTCCGAACAGAACATTGAACAGGCTATTGTTTACTTTGAAAAGTCAGCTGACTTCTTCCAAAATGAAGAAGTAACCACTTCTGCCAACCAGTGCAAGCAGAAAGTAGCTCAATTTGCCGCTCAACTAGAACA ATATCAAAAGTCCATTGTGATTTATGAAGAGATAGCACGGCAGTCCCTCAATAATAACTTGCTGAAGTATGGAGTTAAAGGGCATCTTCTTAATGCTGGTATTTGCCAGCTGTGCAAGGGTGACGTTGTAGCAATTACCAATGCTTTAGAGCGATATCAG GAATTGGATCCAACTTTTTCTGGAACACGTGAATACAAATTATTAGCG GATATTGCCTCTGCACTTGATGAGGAAGATGTTGCCAAGTTTACTGATGTTGTCAAGGAATTTGATAGCATGACTCCACTG GATTCCTGGAAGACAACCCTTCTGTTGAGGGTGAAGGAAAAGCTGAAGGCCAAAGAACTTGAGGAGGATGATCTTACCTAA
- the LOC115957634 gene encoding uncharacterized protein LOC115957634, with amino-acid sequence MVSTDNGNHKEDIEEPNAVEVKSEIPLDTSASRRTLISNENPQRRIPDTFRSPITRVNFLKFGSASANFRRIANERDEISRSVASSSHAFRDRLHGVFSRKINWGSLMKMAKEWIRDPMNMALFAWIACVAISGAILFLVMTGMLNRAIPKKSQRDAWFEVNNQILNALFTLICLYQHPKRFYHLVLLCRWKPEDISKLRKIYCKNGTYKPHEWAHMMVVVILLHINCFAQYALCGLNLGYKRSQRPAIGVGICISVAIAAPAVAGLYTIMSPLGKEYDLDEEAQDQSTTGDRPETMRLKSLEKRYSFAIRDEQQSVESRAEWSGGILDFWDNISIAYLSLFCGFCVFGWNMERLGFGNMYVHIATFLLFCMAPFWIFILAAVNIDNDTAREALVVTGLVLCVFGLLYGGFWRIQMRKRFNLPAYNFCFGEPSAADCTLWLFCCWCSLAQEVRTGNSYDIVENKFRIKHTELSPLPREDGAVESRSGSSSPLGNYSSPSNILSTSSPSPSRIAKGYYSPERQLSTVEEELPAGGRDETMTPPSPSLIQREPS; translated from the coding sequence ATGGTTTCAACTGATAATGGCAACCACAAAGAAGATATCGAGGAACCTAATGCTGTTGAAGTGAAGAGTGAAATTCCTCTTGATACATCAGCGTCTCGAAGGACACTAATTTCCAATGAAAACCCTCAAAGAAGGATTCCTGATACCTTTAGATCTCCAATTACTAGAGTAAATTTCCTCAAGTTCGGCTCTGCATCTGCCAACTTCAGGCGGATAGccaatgagagagatgagatttCACGGTCTGTGGCTTCTTCAAGTCATGCTTTCCGGGATCGCCTCCATGGGGTTTTTTCTCGGAAAATTAATTGGGGTTCACTCATGAAAATGGCCAAAGAATGGATTAGAGACCCAATGAACATGGCTTTGTTTGCCTGGATCGCCTGTGTTGCTATTTCAGGTGCAATTCTATTCCTTGTTATGACTGGAATGTTAAACCGTGCAATACCAAAGAAGTCTCAGAGGGATGCTTGGTTTgaagtaaacaatcaaattcTCAATGCACTGTTTACTCTTATCTGTTTGTACCAGCACCCGAAACGGTTCTACCACCTTGTACTTCTATGCAGATGGAAACCAGAAGACATTTCTAAACTTAGAAAGATTTACTGCAAGAATGGGACCTACAAGCCCCATGAATGGGCACACATGATGGTGGTTGTTATTCTgctccatataaattgttttgcACAATATGCGCTTTGTGGTCTGAACTTGGGGTACAAGAGATCTCAACGACCAGCCATAGGAGTTGGAATATGTATATCAGTTGCAATTGCTGCACCTGCAGTTGCTGGTTTGTACACTATAATGAGTCCCCTTGGGAAGGAGTATGATTTGGATGAAGAAGCACAGGATCAGAGTACCACGGGTGATAGGCCAGAAACAATGAGATTGAAATCGTTAGAGAAAAGATATTCTTTTGCAATAAGAGATGAACAGCAGTCTGTTGAGAGCAGAGCAGAATGGAGTGGGGGGATTCTTGATTTTTGGGACAATATCTCTATAGCATATCTATCACTATTCTGTGGCTTTTGTGTATTTGGATGGAATATGGAGAGACTTGGATTTGGTAATATGTATGTTCATATTGctacttttcttttgttttgtatggcTCCTTTCTGGATTTTCATCTTGGCTGCTGTAAATATTGACAATGACACTGCTAGGGAAGCTCTAGTTGTAACTGGGCTTGTtctttgtgtgtttggtttaCTTTATGGTGGCTTTTGGAGGATccaaatgagaaagagattcaATTTGCCTGCTTATAATTTCTGTTTTGGTGAACCATCTGCTGCTGATTGCACCCTATGGCTATTCTGTTGTTGGTGTTCTCTAGCTCAAGAAGTGCGGACTGGGAATTCATATGATATTGTGGAAAATAAGTTCCGCATAAAACATACTGAACTTTCACCTTTACCTCGTGAAGATGGAGCAGTTGAATCCAGATCCGGCTCTAGTTCTCCACTAGGGAATTACTCTAGCCCATCCAACATTCTTTCAACTAGTTCTCCAAGTCCCAGCAGAATTGCAAAGGGATATTATAGCCCAGAGAGGCAACTTTCTACTGTGGAAGAAGAGTTGCCTGCAGGAGGAAGAGATGAAACTATGACCCCACCATCTCCATCATTGATACAAAGAGAACCCAGTTAG